A stretch of Prosthecobacter algae DNA encodes these proteins:
- a CDS encoding MarR family transcriptional regulator yields the protein MSNTLQPEIKDHAKLADFILFSQREFLLNLSKELNRDNISFAQFFLLSYLATSKELTMTDIARKMGHSTAAATGLVDRLEKLGYMERTHAVDDRRKVMVRVTSKGLDLVSRLRDELQHQIADAMTETSATDAASFMTSYRTMDTSIASK from the coding sequence ATGTCCAACACACTCCAACCTGAAATCAAGGACCACGCTAAACTGGCCGACTTCATTTTGTTCAGTCAGCGTGAGTTTTTGCTCAATCTGTCCAAGGAGCTGAACCGTGACAATATCTCGTTCGCGCAGTTCTTCCTGCTTAGCTATCTGGCTACCTCCAAGGAGCTGACCATGACGGATATTGCCCGCAAAATGGGTCACTCCACCGCAGCGGCCACGGGCCTGGTGGATCGCCTTGAGAAGCTGGGTTATATGGAGCGCACTCATGCTGTGGATGATCGCCGCAAGGTGATGGTCCGCGTGACTTCCAAAGGACTCGACCTTGTCAGCCGTCTTCGTGATGAGCTTCAGCATCAGATTGCCGATGCGATGACTGAGACCTCCGCCACAGATGCTGCTTCCTTCATGACTTCGTATCGCACGATGGATACGAGCATTGCGAGCAAGTAA
- a CDS encoding polyphenol oxidase family protein, with translation MDAPLWMTFPLLDSLPGFRHRFTLRHPEIPVDADRAVVVERLWGWHREQAAELGFDAQALCIAEQVHGAEVAVIDAAPSTPIPGADGIITATPGLVIGIYVADCGALYLADPVTGACGIVHSGKKGSELGIAAVAIRLMQEKYGSDPSDIRAQLGPCIRPPAYEVDFAAQIRASCMEAGVLPEHYADCGVCTSSDLRRFYSYRMEKGRTGRLLALLGRLPAAS, from the coding sequence ATGGACGCCCCGCTTTGGATGACCTTTCCCCTCCTCGACAGCCTGCCCGGCTTTCGCCATCGTTTCACGCTGCGGCATCCGGAGATTCCGGTGGATGCGGATCGTGCGGTTGTGGTGGAGCGCCTGTGGGGCTGGCACCGTGAGCAGGCTGCCGAGCTGGGTTTTGATGCGCAGGCCCTGTGCATTGCAGAGCAGGTGCATGGGGCCGAGGTGGCCGTCATTGATGCTGCGCCATCAACCCCTATCCCGGGTGCCGACGGCATCATCACCGCCACGCCCGGGCTGGTCATCGGCATCTATGTGGCCGATTGTGGGGCGCTCTATCTGGCGGATCCTGTCACGGGAGCCTGCGGCATCGTTCACTCAGGGAAAAAGGGTTCTGAACTAGGGATCGCCGCCGTGGCCATTCGACTGATGCAGGAAAAATACGGCAGCGATCCAAGCGACATTCGTGCCCAACTAGGACCCTGCATCCGCCCTCCTGCCTACGAAGTGGATTTTGCGGCGCAGATTCGTGCCAGTTGTATGGAGGCAGGGGTGCTGCCGGAGCACTACGCCGACTGCGGAGTCTGCACTTCGTCCGACTTGCGCCGCTTCTATTCCTATCGGATGGAAAAAGGCCGTACAGGGCGCTTGCTGGCGCTCCTGGGCCGCCTACCCGCCGCCTCCTGA
- the ispE gene encoding 4-(cytidine 5'-diphospho)-2-C-methyl-D-erythritol kinase: MELSSPAKINLWLRILGRRPDGFHEVETRLCKIGIADTVSLELLGTGNSVALTCNVPGIPLDESNLAIKALRAFEQRAGKTHSWRIHLEKRIPSGAGLGGGSSNAAAILRAANELAGQPLELGTLLEIAGSIGADVPCFLLDTPAADGTGRGEQVTPAEFPWKLPLVLIKPAFPIPTPWAYKQWKDSQELPGVLYAPQICPWGEMVNGLERPVFEKYRLLAALKTWLLEQKGVQAALMSGSGSTMFAITRTGAESAALAEAAQQWCGETAWVRATETLV, translated from the coding sequence GTGGAGCTTTCCTCACCTGCAAAAATCAATCTCTGGCTGCGTATTCTGGGCCGCAGACCTGATGGTTTTCATGAAGTCGAGACGCGTCTTTGCAAAATTGGCATCGCCGACACGGTGAGTCTTGAGCTTCTCGGCACGGGTAATTCAGTGGCCCTCACCTGCAATGTGCCGGGAATTCCACTGGATGAATCGAATCTCGCTATCAAGGCTTTGCGTGCTTTTGAGCAACGTGCGGGTAAGACGCATTCCTGGCGTATCCATCTGGAAAAACGCATACCGTCTGGAGCTGGGCTGGGCGGCGGTAGCAGCAATGCGGCGGCCATTCTCCGCGCTGCGAATGAACTGGCTGGCCAGCCTCTGGAGTTGGGCACCTTGCTGGAAATCGCCGGGAGTATTGGCGCGGATGTGCCCTGCTTTCTTTTGGACACACCCGCAGCGGATGGAACCGGACGGGGGGAGCAGGTGACCCCAGCCGAGTTTCCCTGGAAGCTGCCCCTGGTGCTCATCAAGCCAGCCTTTCCGATCCCGACGCCCTGGGCCTACAAGCAGTGGAAGGACTCCCAAGAGTTGCCGGGTGTGCTTTATGCGCCCCAAATCTGCCCCTGGGGTGAGATGGTGAACGGCCTGGAACGGCCCGTTTTTGAAAAATACCGTCTCTTGGCCGCCTTGAAAACTTGGTTGCTGGAGCAAAAGGGCGTTCAAGCAGCCCTGATGTCGGGTTCAGGCTCCACGATGTTTGCCATCACGCGAACGGGGGCTGAATCGGCTGCCTTGGCGGAAGCCGCCCAGCAATGGTGCGGTGAAACGGCCTGGGTGAGGGCTACGGAGACTTTGGTTTAA
- a CDS encoding SufE family protein, which yields MSYPAALNDIIELFEFLPEAERRENLINYAEMAVACARQEGVPYDVEDVRKDVECTDTVGVYVRVDDQDRVHFAIELGPKVQTLTKAMTAILCRGLNGSTVEEVMTVPPDFVPRIIGADLVRLRSQTVYYVLGRMKAAVKTLMDCRRAATS from the coding sequence ATGTCTTACCCCGCCGCCCTCAACGACATCATTGAGCTGTTCGAATTTTTGCCTGAGGCGGAGCGGCGGGAAAACCTCATCAACTATGCGGAGATGGCTGTGGCCTGTGCCCGCCAAGAGGGCGTGCCGTATGACGTGGAAGATGTGCGCAAGGACGTGGAATGCACGGATACGGTGGGCGTTTACGTGCGCGTGGATGATCAGGACCGAGTCCACTTTGCCATTGAGCTGGGGCCGAAGGTGCAGACCCTCACCAAGGCTATGACGGCCATTCTTTGCCGTGGCCTCAACGGCAGCACGGTGGAGGAGGTGATGACCGTGCCGCCGGATTTTGTGCCGCGCATCATCGGCGCGGATCTGGTACGTCTGCGCAGCCAGACCGTCTACTATGTACTGGGTCGGATGAAGGCGGCGGTGAAGACGTTGATGGATTGCCGTCGCGCAGCCACTTCTTAA
- a CDS encoding DUF485 domain-containing protein encodes MQENKPPVDWDRLEAKPEFRALLSRKASFIIKATIFFMAYYLALPILVGYAPDLMKKKVFGEVNIAYLFALSQFFMAWTMAFVYVRVASRWDREAAAVIADVK; translated from the coding sequence ATGCAAGAAAATAAACCACCGGTGGACTGGGACAGACTCGAAGCGAAGCCCGAATTCCGTGCTCTTCTCAGCCGCAAAGCCAGCTTCATCATCAAAGCGACCATCTTCTTCATGGCCTATTATTTGGCCCTGCCGATCCTGGTGGGTTATGCGCCGGACCTGATGAAAAAGAAAGTCTTTGGGGAGGTGAATATTGCCTACCTGTTTGCTCTCTCGCAGTTCTTTATGGCCTGGACCATGGCCTTTGTTTATGTGCGAGTCGCCTCCCGCTGGGACCGCGAGGCCGCTGCCGTCATTGCCGATGTGAAGTGA
- a CDS encoding cation acetate symporter, producing MFISLLSAAAAAAASPAASKSAIPLIMFTGFVALTLLITFWAAKRNTGASAYFAAGRNITGWQNGLAVAGDYMSAASFLGISGMICFSGYDGFMYSVGFLVAYITVLLIVAEPLRNAGKYTMADLLAYRLSPRPVRAMASLSTLTVSTFYMIAQMVGAGVIIERLIGLSFAPAVIGVGVLMLVYVVFGGMLATTWVQIIKALLLMAGAMLLSYLVLQYHHFSLSGFFDAVSKADYAGTAEPKNLLEPGLKYGVAVAGKWGPLDLVSLGLGLVLGTAGLPHILVRFYTVPDAKTARSSVVWAMAIIGVFYIMTTFFGFGAATILKKSLILTDTGAPNPNMVAPILAQVLGGELFFAFISAVAFATILAVVAGLTMSASASFAHDFYSNVLHHGKENRPGAEVKVARITAFVVGAVSIGIAIYLGPAVNAAFLVGLAFAVAASANLPVIIFSVFWKRFNTTGAVAGLATGLVSAIALILLSPNGVFGKAAPFPLENPGIVSIPLGFLAAYLGTILTPRDLVAEAKFSELTVRAHTGLGAEKATHH from the coding sequence ATGTTCATCTCCCTTCTATCTGCGGCGGCCGCCGCTGCAGCCTCCCCGGCAGCTTCCAAGAGTGCTATCCCGCTCATCATGTTCACCGGCTTCGTGGCGCTCACGTTGCTGATCACTTTCTGGGCCGCGAAGCGCAACACTGGGGCTAGTGCTTATTTTGCCGCTGGCCGTAACATCACTGGCTGGCAAAATGGTCTCGCCGTCGCTGGCGACTACATGAGCGCGGCCTCCTTCCTGGGGATTTCTGGGATGATCTGTTTCTCCGGTTACGATGGGTTCATGTACTCGGTAGGCTTCCTGGTCGCTTACATCACGGTGCTGCTCATCGTGGCAGAGCCTCTGAGAAACGCGGGCAAGTACACGATGGCGGATCTCCTGGCGTATCGCCTTTCGCCACGGCCTGTGCGCGCGATGGCCTCCCTCAGCACGCTGACCGTTTCGACCTTTTACATGATCGCCCAGATGGTGGGTGCCGGCGTGATCATTGAGCGGCTCATCGGGCTTTCCTTTGCCCCGGCCGTCATCGGCGTGGGGGTGCTGATGCTGGTGTACGTGGTCTTTGGCGGCATGCTGGCCACCACCTGGGTGCAGATCATCAAGGCGCTGCTGCTGATGGCGGGTGCCATGCTGCTGAGCTACCTCGTTCTTCAATATCATCACTTCAGTCTCTCGGGCTTTTTTGATGCCGTCTCCAAAGCGGACTACGCAGGCACTGCTGAGCCGAAGAACCTCCTGGAGCCCGGCCTCAAGTATGGCGTCGCGGTCGCTGGAAAATGGGGTCCGTTGGACTTGGTCTCCCTGGGCCTGGGTCTTGTTTTGGGCACAGCCGGTCTGCCGCACATTCTGGTGCGCTTTTACACTGTGCCAGATGCCAAGACGGCGCGCTCCAGTGTTGTCTGGGCCATGGCCATTATCGGTGTGTTTTATATCATGACGACCTTCTTCGGCTTTGGTGCTGCTACCATCCTGAAGAAAAGCCTGATCCTGACCGACACTGGTGCCCCCAACCCCAACATGGTCGCCCCCATCCTGGCGCAGGTGCTGGGTGGTGAACTCTTCTTTGCCTTCATCAGTGCCGTCGCCTTTGCCACCATCCTGGCCGTGGTCGCTGGTCTGACCATGAGTGCCTCGGCCTCCTTTGCGCATGACTTTTACTCGAATGTTCTCCACCATGGCAAAGAAAACCGCCCGGGAGCCGAGGTGAAAGTGGCCCGCATCACCGCCTTTGTGGTGGGCGCGGTCAGCATCGGTATCGCCATTTACCTGGGCCCTGCGGTGAATGCCGCTTTCCTGGTCGGGCTGGCCTTTGCCGTCGCTGCCAGTGCGAATCTGCCAGTCATCATCTTCAGCGTGTTCTGGAAGCGGTTTAACACGACAGGTGCTGTGGCCGGGCTTGCCACCGGGCTGGTCTCTGCCATCGCCCTCATCTTGCTCAGCCCGAACGGTGTGTTTGGCAAAGCTGCTCCGTTCCCTCTGGAAAACCCAGGCATCGTCAGCATCCCCCTCGGCTTCCTGGCGGCCTACCTGGGCACCATCCTCACCCCGCGTGATCTGGTGGCCGAGGCCAAGTTCTCTGAGCTCACTGTGCGTGCTCACACCGGCCTGGGTGCTGAGAAAGCGACCCACCATTGA
- a CDS encoding phosphoribosylaminoimidazolesuccinocarboxamide synthase codes for MSYPAPAPARLDLSQLGEPVYLGSVQHLYAVPDHPAYIVCETTPAGSVFDVGSIFSIAGNDLNRAIFRHAMYTRLTQPGTWARVQAALLKTDNLGTTWRDQLMDGPLQTMLETGAHTHHVGMLDGETGEVATSGMPATPSCYNVVRRFPVMKPPQRNVMGNFVFDYAQFHQSSTYVVPLEYIVRFGVTSGSSILRKYEALSDKERRAFEQELGLTGPMQAWQMLDRPIYDLTSKYEPEDRAVSKQEALLMSGLSAQHFTDTIKMALLGAWAVRDLLDEIGLQLWDLKWEFAVDQEDLLFVDTIDADSFRATSTVPVEGRSLIIHYNKQAMRDYYRLVCADWYAGINAAKAEAQKLGTPFKQVLKEGQAAGKYPATPEVDANFLDLQARKTALIKSHVLGEKDAEAIRAGLVETGLAEAEFYRSRGLLTDLLKLNGI; via the coding sequence ATGTCCTACCCTGCCCCCGCCCCTGCCCGTCTTGATCTGTCCCAGCTCGGAGAGCCTGTTTACCTCGGCTCCGTGCAGCACCTCTATGCGGTGCCGGATCACCCGGCCTACATCGTCTGCGAAACGACCCCGGCGGGCTCGGTTTTTGATGTCGGCAGCATCTTCAGCATCGCGGGCAATGACCTCAACCGCGCCATCTTCCGCCACGCCATGTACACCCGGCTCACCCAGCCCGGGACCTGGGCCCGGGTGCAGGCCGCCCTGCTGAAGACCGATAACCTGGGCACCACTTGGCGCGATCAGCTCATGGACGGCCCCCTGCAGACCATGCTGGAAACCGGCGCGCACACCCATCACGTGGGCATGCTGGATGGCGAAACCGGCGAGGTCGCCACCAGCGGCATGCCCGCCACCCCCAGCTGCTACAATGTCGTCCGCCGCTTCCCCGTCATGAAGCCGCCACAGCGCAATGTGATGGGCAATTTTGTCTTCGACTACGCGCAGTTTCACCAGAGCAGCACCTACGTCGTCCCACTGGAATACATCGTGCGCTTTGGCGTCACGAGCGGCAGCTCCATCCTGCGCAAATACGAGGCCCTGAGCGACAAAGAACGACGCGCCTTTGAGCAGGAGCTCGGCCTCACCGGCCCCATGCAGGCCTGGCAGATGCTGGACCGCCCCATCTATGACCTGACCAGCAAGTACGAGCCGGAAGATCGCGCCGTGAGCAAGCAGGAAGCCCTGCTGATGTCCGGCCTCAGCGCCCAGCATTTCACCGATACCATCAAGATGGCCCTCCTGGGCGCCTGGGCCGTGCGCGATCTCCTGGACGAGATCGGCCTCCAGCTCTGGGACCTGAAATGGGAGTTCGCAGTGGATCAGGAGGATCTGCTGTTTGTGGACACCATCGATGCCGACAGCTTCCGCGCCACCAGCACCGTGCCCGTGGAAGGCCGCAGCCTCATCATCCATTACAACAAGCAGGCCATGCGCGATTATTATCGTCTGGTCTGTGCCGATTGGTACGCGGGCATCAATGCCGCCAAGGCCGAGGCCCAGAAGCTCGGCACCCCTTTCAAACAGGTGCTCAAAGAAGGCCAGGCCGCAGGCAAGTATCCCGCCACCCCCGAAGTGGATGCGAACTTCCTTGATCTCCAGGCGCGCAAAACGGCCCTCATCAAGTCCCACGTCCTGGGCGAAAAAGATGCAGAGGCCATCCGCGCCGGACTGGTAGAAACTGGCCTCGCCGAAGCCGAGTTTTATCGCAGCCGCGGTTTGCTCACAGACCTGCTGAAACTGAACGGCATTTGA